The nucleotide sequence CAATCATTACCAAGGAACTAGGAAAGGACATGGTTAATTAAGAAGAGATACTTGTTGCATGACAAGGCAACAGATCTAGTAGTTAGTCTGGAAACGGCTTACAAGATTTGATTTGCTCTAGCTCAAAGATCATTCATTACGTACTCTCTTGTTGCTGCTACACGAAGGACACTTGTAGTGTTTGATTAGTTCAGCTTTAGCAGGAGTAACCTTCACGCATTTCCCATGGAACCACCTCTCACATATATCACAGCAGATCCAAAATTCATCAGACGCATAGTTCTCTTTACAAGCTCCGCATAATGTATCACCATGCTCATCTTCATCTTCACCCTCCAACTCATCCTCATTATCTTTTACTTGCAACATTTCATATTTTACCTGGGACTCAGATCCTCTCTGAAAACCAAATACAAATTACTCACAGATATTAATATACAAATGCATGCACTCCATAAATAAATAACGTTATAAAAAATCAACAACTATCCATTAAAGCATACAAGAACTGTTACGTATGGCTTCCAAATTGCAAACTTTGGCTGAAACATATAGGGTTGGGAATGTCAAACTATCTCCAAGCGTATAAATAAACCATTTCAAATAAGCATTGAGAATTATCATGAGCAATACAATATACAAATTTGAAATTTTTATAAATCAGAGAACATTAGTTTTTAGTAATCAAATGAAAGTTGAGATTCGCCACTATCGTCTCAAAGAAAGAAATGCAGCCCTAAGCACGGATGAATAAAATAGCATCTTATTAATTGTATTCAAAATATCCAGGCAAACAAACACTATTGTATATGTGGAATAGACGGTGATATAATCAACAAAAAGAGGAGCTGTAAACGGATATAGTTAACAGAGACTAATACAGGAATTGATGGAGGTGGCAATGACAAAGTGCACAATCTTGTTTCATAAGACCAACAAAAAGAAATTTACCAAAAAGTGCAGACCAAACATTCTAGTAGACAATACTATTAATAAAAAAACAGATGTAACACAAAAGTAATTTCCTTTACCCCTTTTGTGTTTGACTTGGATTTTGTACTACTGTGAGTAGATACTGCGGACTTCTCCGGTTTCTTGCAAGATCCAACCACAACCTCATAGACAGTTGGGAGATCATTTATCATATTAAAGAGACGTTTCCTGCATTAAAAAATAGGACAATGCATATATGGCTAAGTATGagacctgcaataactttacttgTGAAGCACTAAGGTGTTGTTCGTTTTTAAGATGTTATATGTCTCAGGTTTGTAATCGTGTCTGCCAAAAAAGATGTGGTCTAGAAGTCTGCAAACTAGATTTAGAAGATGGTTTATTTCTTTATCTGCAAAATTCAATCTGTTTCAGAATTGATATAAATCGTGATGTTTTATTAAGGAAATCACATTACAAGTTAAAAAACCAAACACATAGTTAACAACCAAACATTCTCAATAC is from Rutidosis leptorrhynchoides isolate AG116_Rl617_1_P2 chromosome 10, CSIRO_AGI_Rlap_v1, whole genome shotgun sequence and encodes:
- the LOC139873380 gene encoding PHD finger protein ALFIN-LIKE 3-like, which translates into the protein MDAGGRGGIYNPKTVEEVYKDYLGRRGGLIKALTTEVEQFYRQCDPEKENLCLYGFPSEKWEVNLPAEEVPPELPEPALGINFARDGMPKKDWLSLVAVHSDAWLLSVAYYFGARFAFDQSHRKRLFNMINDLPTVYEVVVGSCKKPEKSAVSTHSSTKSKSNTKGRGSESQVKYEMLQVKDNEDELEGEDEDEHGDTLCGACKENYASDEFWICCDICERWFHGKCVKVTPAKAELIKHYKCPSCSSNKRVRNE